The following proteins are co-located in the Massilia litorea genome:
- the acpP gene encoding acyl carrier protein, with the protein MSDIEQRVKKIVAEQLGVAEADIKIESSFVDDLGADSLDTVELVMALEDEFEMEIPDEQAEKITTVKQAIDYATAHVKA; encoded by the coding sequence ATGTCGGATATCGAACAACGCGTTAAAAAAATCGTCGCTGAGCAACTGGGTGTTGCAGAAGCCGACATCAAAATCGAGTCCTCGTTCGTTGACGATCTCGGCGCCGATTCCCTGGACACCGTTGAGCTGGTGATGGCCCTGGAAGACGAGTTCGAAATGGAAATCCCTGACGAGCAGGCTGAGAAAATCACCACCGTCAAGCAGGCGATCGACTACGCGACCGCGCACGTTAAGGCCTAA
- a CDS encoding protein YgfX, whose product MSARVAPSRRLRAGLLLFALAQLCAATLVGMVLPGRLAGAPFCVAFFLLAALSLLHRWASTTKTHRIDVSGTGTIRLTVQQEMGAEPPASDGRVVTLLPASLVWPSMLLLHLADEAGTRHLVPVLRDSLPPSDYRALRVVIGTLGRHPGRAATTSEIL is encoded by the coding sequence GTGTCCGCACGTGTTGCGCCGTCACGCCGTTTGCGCGCAGGCCTCCTGCTGTTCGCGCTGGCGCAGCTATGCGCCGCCACTCTCGTCGGCATGGTGTTGCCGGGCCGCTTAGCCGGCGCCCCTTTTTGCGTCGCTTTTTTCCTGCTTGCAGCGCTCAGTTTGCTGCACCGATGGGCGAGCACGACAAAGACGCACCGGATTGATGTATCTGGAACCGGCACCATCCGCCTGACGGTACAACAGGAGATGGGAGCCGAACCGCCGGCCTCCGACGGACGGGTGGTCACACTGTTGCCCGCAAGCCTGGTCTGGCCTTCGATGCTGCTGCTGCATCTGGCCGACGAGGCCGGTACCAGGCACCTCGTCCCGGTGCTGCGCGACAGCCTGCCGCCATCCGACTACCGGGCGCTACGCGTGGTGATCGGCACGCTGGGCAGGCACCCCGGGCGAGCGGCAACGACATCCGAAATACTTTGA
- a CDS encoding sigma-E factor negative regulatory protein, with protein MDTNKKNRERISALSDDALPKDDHELACAALRTADGMAAWEVYHLIGDVLRTGEPADLSPGFAARLSARLAAEPLHPRRPLVEAELAKPGVLAASTPSS; from the coding sequence ATGGACACGAACAAAAAAAACCGCGAACGTATCTCCGCCCTGAGCGACGATGCATTGCCGAAAGACGACCACGAACTGGCCTGCGCAGCCCTGCGCACGGCCGATGGAATGGCAGCGTGGGAAGTGTATCACCTGATCGGCGATGTGCTGCGCACGGGAGAGCCTGCCGATCTCTCGCCCGGCTTCGCGGCACGCCTCAGCGCGCGCCTGGCGGCCGAGCCGCTGCATCCGCGCCGCCCCCTCGTCGAGGCCGAGCTCGCCAAGCCTGGCGTGCTGGCGGCCTCCACACCCTCGTCCTGA
- the rpoE gene encoding RNA polymerase sigma factor RpoE, whose amino-acid sequence MTTEREGDQLLVERVQAGDRQAFDLLVAKYQRRLMRLVSRLVHDPAEAEDVVQETFIKAFRALRHFRGESAFYTWLYRIGINTAKNYLVTQGRRAPTSTEADTERAEAFDDADSLRDINTPESVLASKQIAYTVNAAMEALPLELRTAIVLREIEGLSYEEISEVMACPIGTVRSRIFRAREVIAEKLKPLLDFPADKRR is encoded by the coding sequence GTGACGACAGAACGCGAGGGTGATCAACTGCTGGTCGAACGCGTCCAGGCCGGCGACAGGCAGGCGTTCGACTTGCTGGTGGCGAAGTATCAGCGTAGGCTGATGCGGCTGGTGTCGCGCCTCGTGCACGACCCTGCCGAAGCCGAGGACGTGGTGCAGGAAACCTTCATCAAGGCCTTTCGCGCCTTGCGCCATTTCCGCGGCGAGTCCGCGTTTTATACCTGGCTGTATCGGATCGGCATCAACACGGCAAAGAATTATCTCGTCACACAGGGCCGGCGCGCACCGACCTCGACCGAGGCAGATACGGAACGCGCTGAAGCGTTTGACGATGCGGATAGCTTGCGAGACATTAATACACCGGAATCAGTGTTAGCGAGTAAGCAGATCGCCTACACGGTCAATGCGGCAATGGAAGCGCTCCCGCTGGAACTGCGGACAGCAATTGTCTTGCGCGAAATTGAGGGTTTGAGCTACGAAGAAATCTCCGAAGTGATGGCGTGTCCAATTGGAACCGTGCGCAGCAGGATTTTTCGCGCGCGCGAAGTCATCGCCGAAAAATTGAAGCCTTTGCTCGATTTTCCGGCTGACAAACGTCGGTAG
- the plsX gene encoding phosphate acyltransferase PlsX, whose translation MTIKISIDCMGGDHGPSVTIPAALSFLKQQPEAELILVGLEESLRAELKKHHADTNPRVTIKHASEVVEMDDPVEVALRRKKDSSMRVAVELVKDGTANVCVSAGNTGALMAVSRYVLKTMAGVDRPAICSILPNQKNGPTYMLDLGANVDCSPHHLHQFAIMGSVLFSAMEGVKKPTIGLLNVGTEEIKGNDVVKETALLLRADHERGSLNFHGNVEGNDIFKGTTDVVVCDGFVGNVTLKAIEGLSRYMKSVFKQSWLSMLGALIARGALKKLNPERYNGAGLLGLKGLVFKSHGGANAYAFEWAIKRAFDAAKYNVQEQLSAMIAELMPDTPDAQRQV comes from the coding sequence ATGACAATTAAAATATCCATCGACTGCATGGGCGGAGACCACGGTCCTTCCGTTACCATTCCAGCAGCCCTGTCCTTTCTCAAGCAGCAGCCCGAAGCCGAACTGATCCTCGTCGGCCTGGAAGAGTCGCTGCGCGCCGAACTGAAAAAACACCACGCCGACACCAATCCGCGCGTGACCATCAAGCACGCCTCCGAAGTGGTGGAGATGGACGATCCGGTCGAAGTCGCGCTGCGCCGCAAGAAAGATTCCTCGATGCGCGTCGCGGTCGAGCTGGTCAAGGACGGCACGGCCAATGTCTGCGTGTCCGCCGGCAATACCGGCGCCCTGATGGCCGTCTCGCGCTATGTGCTCAAGACCATGGCCGGCGTCGACCGTCCGGCGATCTGCTCGATCCTGCCGAACCAGAAGAACGGCCCGACCTACATGCTCGACCTCGGCGCCAACGTCGACTGCAGCCCGCACCACCTGCACCAGTTCGCGATCATGGGCTCGGTCCTGTTCTCGGCCATGGAAGGGGTCAAGAAACCGACCATCGGCCTGCTCAACGTGGGCACCGAAGAGATCAAGGGCAACGACGTCGTCAAGGAAACGGCGCTGCTGCTGCGCGCCGACCACGAGCGCGGCTCCCTGAATTTCCATGGCAACGTCGAAGGCAACGACATCTTCAAGGGCACGACCGACGTCGTCGTCTGCGACGGTTTCGTCGGCAATGTCACGCTGAAAGCCATCGAAGGCCTGTCGCGCTACATGAAGTCGGTGTTCAAGCAAAGCTGGCTCTCGATGCTGGGTGCACTGATCGCCCGCGGCGCGCTGAAAAAACTGAACCCGGAACGCTATAACGGCGCCGGCCTGCTCGGTTTGAAGGGCCTGGTGTTCAAGAGCCACGGCGGCGCGAATGCGTACGCTTTCGAGTGGGCAATCAAGCGCGCTTTCGACGCGGCGAAATATAATGTACAAGAGCAACTCTCGGCGATGATCGCCGAGCTGATGCCAGACACGCCTGACGCCCAGCGCCAGGTTTGA
- the rpmF gene encoding 50S ribosomal protein L32 gives MAVQQNKKSPSKRGMHRSHDFLVAPNLAVEPTTGETHLRHHISPNGFYRGRKVLKTKNDE, from the coding sequence ATGGCAGTTCAGCAGAATAAGAAGTCCCCATCGAAGCGCGGTATGCACCGTTCGCACGATTTCCTGGTTGCCCCTAACCTGGCAGTCGAGCCGACGACCGGTGAAACCCACCTGCGTCACCACATCAGCCCGAACGGCTTCTACCGTGGTCGCAAAGTCCTGAAGACCAAGAACGACGAGTAA
- the fabG gene encoding 3-oxoacyl-ACP reductase FabG, with protein MNLENQVALVTGASRGIGKAIALELARQGAKVVGTATSESGAAAITEYLAEFGGKGLVLDVTDAARCTAVIDEVQKGFGSLSILVNNAGITQDNLAMRMKDEEWDSVIATNLTAVGRLSRAVLRGMMKAKQGRIINITSVVGSSGNPGQMNYAAAKAGVAGMTRALAREIGSRNITVNCVAPGFIDTDMTKGLGEGQHEALLTQIPLGRLGQPEDIAHAVAFLAGPTAAYVTGTTLHVNGGMYMN; from the coding sequence ATGAATCTGGAGAACCAAGTCGCTCTCGTCACCGGTGCCTCGCGCGGCATCGGCAAAGCCATCGCTCTCGAACTGGCCCGTCAAGGCGCAAAAGTCGTCGGCACCGCTACCAGCGAATCCGGCGCGGCGGCCATCACCGAATACCTGGCCGAGTTCGGAGGCAAGGGTCTCGTGCTCGACGTCACCGACGCAGCGCGCTGCACCGCCGTCATCGACGAGGTGCAGAAGGGCTTCGGCAGCCTGTCCATCCTCGTCAACAATGCCGGCATTACCCAGGACAACCTGGCCATGCGCATGAAGGACGAGGAATGGGACAGCGTCATCGCGACCAACCTCACCGCCGTCGGCCGCCTCTCGCGCGCCGTGCTGCGCGGCATGATGAAGGCCAAGCAAGGCCGCATCATCAACATCACCTCGGTCGTCGGTTCGTCCGGCAACCCGGGCCAGATGAACTACGCCGCCGCCAAGGCCGGCGTGGCCGGCATGACGCGCGCACTGGCACGCGAAATCGGCAGCCGCAACATCACCGTCAATTGCGTCGCGCCGGGCTTCATCGATACCGACATGACCAAGGGTCTGGGCGAAGGCCAGCACGAAGCGCTGCTCACGCAAATCCCGCTGGGCCGTCTCGGCCAGCCGGAAGACATCGCCCATGCGGTGGCTTTCCTGGCCGGTCCGACCGCGGCTTATGTCACCGGTACCACGCTGCACGTGAATGGCGGCATGTACATGAATTGA
- a CDS encoding DegQ family serine endoprotease, translating into MTSKKIANVVVSALLLACAGFSVSTAASAAAPVPVPVVTGLPDFSDLIDKAGPAVVNIRTTERVRMGQGGPGEEEMQEFLRRFFGQPIPRRRSPQQQPQQEEEVQRGVGSGFIISDDGYVLTNAHVVEGADEVTVTLTDRREFKAKVLGSDKRSDVALLKVSATNLPYLRTGDSSKIRVGEWVIAIGSPFNLDNTVTAGIISAKSRDTGEYLPLIQSDVAVNPGNSGGPLINMRGEVIGINSQIATLSGAYNGISFAVPIDEVMRVAEQLKKTGTVTRGRLGVQISEVTRDVAESLGLGKARGAEVSMVEAGGPAEKGGIKVGDIILKFNGQAIETTRDLPRLVGATKVGARATVTVWRRGQQIDVPVTIVALEDEKAVAPKPQPNKPAPGAAPNALGLHVSNLNAEQRRGLRLEGGVVVDSAEGRAAAAGVREGDLILQMNNVEIKDAAQFNALAGKLDPKKSVAVLVRRENVTQYLVIKPVK; encoded by the coding sequence ATGACAAGCAAAAAAATTGCCAACGTAGTCGTGTCGGCCCTGCTGTTGGCGTGCGCCGGCTTTTCCGTTTCCACTGCCGCTAGCGCCGCCGCTCCCGTGCCGGTCCCGGTGGTGACGGGCCTGCCCGACTTTTCCGACCTGATCGACAAGGCAGGTCCCGCGGTCGTGAACATCCGCACCACCGAGCGTGTACGGATGGGGCAGGGCGGACCGGGCGAAGAGGAAATGCAGGAATTCCTGCGCCGCTTCTTCGGCCAGCCGATTCCGCGCCGCCGCTCCCCCCAGCAGCAGCCGCAGCAGGAAGAAGAAGTGCAGCGCGGCGTCGGCTCCGGCTTCATTATTTCCGACGACGGCTATGTGCTGACCAATGCCCACGTGGTCGAGGGTGCCGACGAAGTGACCGTCACGCTGACCGACCGCCGCGAATTCAAGGCCAAGGTGCTGGGCTCGGACAAGCGCTCCGACGTCGCCCTGCTGAAGGTCAGTGCGACCAATCTGCCTTACCTGCGCACCGGCGACTCGAGCAAGATCCGGGTCGGCGAGTGGGTGATCGCCATCGGTTCGCCATTCAATCTCGATAACACGGTGACAGCCGGCATCATCTCGGCCAAGTCGCGCGACACCGGCGAATACCTGCCGCTCATTCAAAGCGACGTCGCCGTCAATCCCGGCAATTCGGGCGGCCCCTTGATCAACATGCGCGGCGAAGTTATCGGCATCAACTCGCAGATCGCCACGCTTTCCGGCGCCTACAACGGCATTTCCTTCGCCGTGCCGATCGACGAGGTCATGCGCGTGGCCGAGCAGCTCAAGAAGACCGGCACCGTCACCCGTGGCCGCCTGGGCGTGCAGATCAGCGAAGTCACGCGCGACGTCGCCGAGTCGCTGGGCCTGGGCAAGGCGCGCGGGGCCGAAGTGTCGATGGTCGAAGCGGGCGGCCCGGCCGAAAAGGGCGGCATCAAGGTCGGCGACATCATCCTGAAGTTCAACGGCCAGGCGATCGAGACCACGCGCGACCTGCCGCGCCTGGTCGGCGCGACCAAGGTCGGCGCGCGCGCGACGGTCACCGTCTGGCGGCGCGGCCAGCAGATCGATGTGCCGGTGACGATCGTCGCGCTGGAAGACGAAAAGGCGGTCGCCCCCAAGCCGCAACCGAACAAGCCGGCGCCGGGCGCAGCGCCGAATGCGCTCGGCCTGCATGTGTCGAACCTGAATGCCGAACAGCGCCGCGGCCTGCGCCTCGAGGGCGGCGTCGTGGTCGACAGCGCCGAGGGCAGGGCGGCCGCGGCGGGCGTGCGCGAGGGCGACCTGATCCTGCAGATGAACAATGTCGAGATCAAGGACGCGGCCCAGTTCAACGCGCTGGCCGGCAAGCTCGATCCGAAGAAGAGCGTGGCGGTGCTGGTGCGGCGCGAGAACGTGACGCAATACCTCGTCATCAAGCCGGTCAAGTGA
- the fabF gene encoding beta-ketoacyl-ACP synthase II, with protein sequence MSRSRNRRVVITGLGCVSPIGNNIADAWSAALAGKSGIANITRFDATPFSTRFAGEVKGFNIEDVIPAKEARNMDTFIHFGMAAGIEALQDSGIEVTEENADRIGVIVGSGIGGLPRIEEQKDEYDKRGPRRISPFFVPASIINMISGDLSIKFGLRGPNLAIVTACTTGLHCIGAAGRLIEYGDADVMIAGGAESTISPLGLGGFASARALSSRNEDPATASRPWDRDRDGFVLGEGAGVMVLEEYEHAKARGAKIYAELLGFGMSADAHHITAPMEDGSGASRCMVSAMANAGINADQVHYVNAHGTSTPLGDLAEVQGIKRTFGDHAHKLVVNSTKSMTGHLLGGAGGLESVFTVLAIHNQVSPPTINLFNQDPACDLDFVANTARDMQIDYAVKNSFGFGGTNGTLVFAKV encoded by the coding sequence TTGAGCCGTTCACGCAACCGCCGCGTTGTCATTACCGGCCTGGGCTGCGTTTCACCTATCGGCAATAACATTGCCGATGCGTGGAGCGCAGCGCTGGCTGGCAAGTCGGGCATTGCCAACATCACCAGGTTCGATGCAACGCCGTTTTCGACCCGCTTTGCCGGCGAAGTCAAAGGCTTCAATATCGAGGATGTCATCCCCGCCAAGGAAGCCCGCAACATGGATACGTTTATCCATTTCGGCATGGCAGCGGGTATCGAGGCGCTGCAGGATTCCGGGATTGAAGTCACCGAAGAGAATGCAGACCGTATCGGCGTGATCGTCGGTTCGGGCATCGGCGGCTTGCCGCGCATCGAAGAGCAGAAGGACGAATACGACAAGCGCGGCCCGCGCCGCATTTCGCCGTTCTTCGTGCCTGCTTCGATCATCAACATGATCTCGGGCGACCTCTCGATCAAATTCGGGTTGCGCGGTCCGAACCTGGCCATCGTCACGGCCTGCACCACCGGCCTGCATTGCATCGGCGCGGCCGGCCGCCTGATCGAATACGGCGACGCCGACGTGATGATCGCCGGCGGTGCCGAGTCGACCATCTCGCCGCTGGGCCTGGGCGGTTTCGCCTCGGCACGCGCGCTGTCCTCGCGCAACGAGGATCCGGCCACCGCTTCGCGTCCCTGGGACCGCGACCGCGACGGCTTCGTGCTGGGCGAGGGCGCCGGTGTCATGGTGCTGGAAGAGTACGAACATGCGAAGGCACGCGGCGCGAAGATCTACGCCGAGCTGCTGGGCTTTGGCATGAGCGCGGACGCCCACCACATCACGGCGCCGATGGAAGACGGCAGCGGCGCAAGCCGGTGCATGGTCTCCGCCATGGCCAATGCCGGCATCAATGCCGACCAGGTGCACTACGTCAATGCGCATGGCACCTCGACGCCGCTGGGCGACCTGGCTGAAGTGCAGGGGATCAAGCGTACCTTCGGCGACCATGCCCACAAGCTGGTGGTCAACTCGACCAAGTCGATGACCGGCCACCTGCTGGGCGGCGCTGGCGGCCTCGAGTCGGTGTTCACGGTGCTGGCGATCCACAACCAGGTCTCGCCGCCGACGATCAACCTGTTCAACCAGGATCCGGCCTGCGATCTCGACTTCGTGGCGAACACCGCCCGCGACATGCAGATCGACTATGCCGTGAAGAACTCGTTCGGCTTCGGCGGTACCAACGGTACCCTCGTCTTCGCCAAGGTCTGA
- the fabD gene encoding ACP S-malonyltransferase: protein MSKFAFLFTGQGAQAVGMLNGFAGNAVVEQTVAEASDALGLDIGKLIAEGPKEDLDLTTNTQPVMLTAAVAVYRAWIAAGGPVPAIVAGHSLGEYSALVAAGVIDFKDAVPLVRFRAQSMQEAVPVGQGGMAVVLGLSADDVRAVCAEAAQGDVVEAVNFNEPTQIVIAGHAAAIDRACEIAKAKGAKRAMKLAVSAPFHSSLLKPASDRLREYMEKLSFNAPRIDLINNVDVAILKDPEAIKDALVRQAAGPVRWVETMEKMAAEGVTQVIECAPSKTLIGMAKRIDPVLVGEALTDQAALERVLAAVKGA from the coding sequence ATGAGCAAATTCGCATTCCTGTTCACCGGCCAGGGCGCGCAAGCGGTCGGCATGCTGAACGGCTTCGCCGGTAACGCCGTGGTGGAGCAGACCGTCGCCGAGGCATCCGATGCCCTCGGCCTGGACATCGGCAAGCTGATCGCCGAAGGCCCGAAGGAAGACCTCGACCTCACCACCAACACCCAGCCGGTCATGCTGACCGCCGCCGTGGCCGTGTACCGCGCCTGGATCGCGGCCGGTGGTCCCGTGCCCGCCATCGTGGCCGGCCACAGCCTCGGCGAATACTCGGCCCTGGTAGCCGCCGGCGTGATCGATTTCAAGGACGCGGTGCCGCTGGTGCGCTTCCGTGCCCAGTCGATGCAGGAAGCGGTGCCGGTCGGGCAGGGCGGCATGGCCGTCGTGCTCGGCCTGTCCGCTGACGACGTGCGCGCCGTCTGTGCCGAGGCAGCCCAGGGCGACGTGGTCGAAGCCGTGAATTTCAACGAGCCGACCCAGATCGTGATCGCCGGCCACGCCGCCGCGATCGACCGCGCCTGCGAGATCGCCAAGGCGAAGGGCGCCAAGCGCGCCATGAAGCTGGCAGTCTCGGCGCCGTTCCACTCCTCGCTGCTGAAGCCTGCTTCGGACCGCCTGCGCGAGTACATGGAAAAACTGAGTTTCAATGCGCCGCGTATCGATTTGATCAACAACGTCGACGTGGCTATCCTGAAAGACCCGGAGGCGATCAAGGATGCCCTGGTGCGCCAGGCAGCCGGCCCGGTGCGCTGGGTCGAGACCATGGAGAAAATGGCGGCCGAGGGAGTCACGCAAGTCATCGAATGCGCCCCGAGCAAGACCCTGATCGGCATGGCGAAACGCATCGATCCGGTGCTCGTCGGCGAAGCCCTGACGGACCAGGCCGCGCTCGAGCGCGTGCTGGCAGCCGTCAAGGGCGCCTGA
- a CDS encoding glutaredoxin family protein, with protein sequence MRFTLYSRSYCHLCEDMLNALQAMAPAGQAFEVDVIDVDADPALVERFDELVPVLYGRLDEPELCHYFLDAEAVRRYLDRELVRAS encoded by the coding sequence ATGCGCTTTACTCTCTATTCGCGCAGCTACTGCCATCTTTGCGAGGATATGCTGAACGCCCTGCAGGCCATGGCGCCGGCGGGGCAGGCCTTCGAGGTCGACGTCATCGATGTCGATGCCGACCCGGCGCTGGTGGAGCGTTTCGACGAGCTGGTGCCGGTGCTGTATGGGCGGCTCGATGAGCCTGAGCTGTGTCACTATTTTCTCGATGCCGAGGCGGTACGGCGCTATCTCGACCGCGAGCTGGTGCGGGCTTCGTAG
- a CDS encoding YceD family protein, translating into MSAFVIDAFEFCRTGGYREGVTPVTEMTRLAADCANASGEIAWSIQGGVTPQGYPTMTLSVAGPVQLVCQRCLAPFDYRIDSSTQLVLGRDDEEADGMEEVLDDESIDVIVGSHTADIRELLEDEALLALPQAPKHEVCPSTTLLDTLKSEKVSPFAGLKNLKSE; encoded by the coding sequence ATGAGCGCTTTTGTCATCGACGCCTTTGAGTTCTGCCGCACTGGCGGCTATCGCGAAGGGGTGACCCCGGTCACGGAAATGACCCGCCTTGCCGCCGACTGCGCCAACGCCAGTGGCGAGATCGCCTGGTCGATCCAGGGTGGTGTAACCCCGCAAGGCTATCCGACGATGACCCTGTCGGTGGCCGGTCCGGTCCAGCTGGTATGCCAGCGTTGCCTGGCCCCGTTTGATTACCGCATCGATTCGTCGACCCAGCTGGTCTTGGGGCGCGACGACGAGGAAGCGGACGGGATGGAAGAAGTCCTCGACGATGAAAGCATCGACGTGATCGTCGGCAGCCACACTGCCGATATCCGCGAGCTGCTCGAGGACGAAGCGCTGCTGGCCCTGCCGCAGGCGCCGAAACACGAGGTATGTCCGAGCACCACGCTGCTCGACACCCTGAAGTCTGAAAAGGTATCGCCGTTCGCCGGCTTGAAGAACCTGAAATCCGAATAA
- a CDS encoding beta-ketoacyl-ACP synthase III, whose amino-acid sequence MTVYSKIIGTGSYLPARRVSNDELAAELAAKGIETSDEWISSRSGISARYYAAADQNSSDLAVEAAQRALEAAGKSATDIDMVIVASSTPDFQGSFPSTACIVQRKLGMTNHSAAFDVQAVCSGFVYAVATADAFIKAGMHKTVLVIGSEVFSRILNFEDRTTCVLFGDGAGAVVMSASQEPGILAAKLHADGTHSDILSIPPSPAGSPASGGFLHMDGQAVFKLAVTVLEEVATEVLDAAQMAPSDVDWLIPHQANIRIMKSTAKKLGLPLERMVVTVDEHGNTSAASIPLALDLAVRDGRIKAGDNILMEGVGGGFTWGAVLARM is encoded by the coding sequence ATGACTGTCTACAGCAAAATCATCGGCACCGGCAGCTACCTGCCTGCGCGCAGGGTCAGCAACGACGAACTGGCGGCCGAACTGGCCGCCAAGGGCATCGAGACCTCGGACGAATGGATCAGCTCGCGCAGCGGCATTTCCGCGCGCTACTATGCAGCGGCCGACCAGAACTCGTCCGACCTCGCCGTCGAAGCAGCCCAGCGCGCCCTCGAGGCTGCGGGCAAGAGCGCAACCGATATCGACATGGTGATCGTTGCCAGCTCGACGCCGGATTTCCAGGGCAGCTTCCCGAGCACCGCCTGCATCGTCCAGCGCAAGCTCGGCATGACCAACCATAGCGCCGCCTTCGACGTGCAGGCCGTCTGCAGCGGCTTCGTCTACGCGGTTGCCACCGCCGACGCCTTCATCAAGGCCGGCATGCACAAGACGGTGCTGGTGATCGGTTCGGAAGTGTTTTCGCGCATCCTGAATTTCGAAGACCGCACCACCTGCGTGCTGTTCGGCGACGGCGCCGGCGCCGTGGTCATGAGCGCTTCGCAGGAGCCGGGCATCCTGGCCGCCAAGCTGCACGCCGACGGTACCCATTCCGACATCCTGTCGATCCCGCCGAGCCCGGCCGGCAGCCCGGCCAGCGGCGGCTTCCTGCACATGGATGGCCAGGCCGTGTTCAAGCTGGCCGTCACCGTGCTCGAAGAAGTCGCGACCGAAGTGCTGGACGCGGCCCAGATGGCGCCATCCGACGTCGACTGGCTGATCCCGCACCAGGCGAATATCCGCATCATGAAGAGCACGGCCAAGAAACTCGGCCTGCCGCTCGAGCGCATGGTCGTCACCGTCGACGAGCATGGCAATACCTCGGCCGCCTCGATCCCGCTGGCGCTCGACCTTGCCGTGCGCGACGGTCGCATCAAAGCAGGCGACAATATCCTGATGGAAGGCGTCGGCGGCGGCTTTACCTGGGGCGCCGTCCTCGCGCGCATGTAA